The window GAAAATACCATAAGCAATAAATCGTTTTCATCAGTAAAAAAATAAAAATCCATTATCCAAATAAGCCATATAAAGGTCAACATTAGACCAACTAAAACACTCTTTTTGTAATTAGATATCATATGCGAAAAATACGCTCTCATAAGTGATGGATGATCTATCTTCAACACCCAATCACGAGCCATCGCAAATAATCCCATCGTACTTGGGACAAATAATATAGGGACTAGAAGTATTAAAGGCACATAGTAAAGTACAAACTCCATACTGAAACTATTAACGTACAAACTTAATAGAATAACCGCAATAGGAAGATTGATAATCATCCACAAAATATTAACAACAGAAAATCGCATAATCCATTCGGTTGTACTGTACAATGCTCCTGTAAAACCTGAGAATCCTTGCATTTACTTACCTCCCACAGAAATAGACTTTATTTTACAGCCCCTTCCCCAATACCTTTAATAATATGTTTTTGTGCAAGAACATAGAAAATTACAACAGGAATGATCGTC is drawn from Psychrobacillus sp. INOP01 and contains these coding sequences:
- a CDS encoding YesL family protein, which codes for MQGFSGFTGALYSTTEWIMRFSVVNILWMIINLPIAVILLSLYVNSFSMEFVLYYVPLILLVPILFVPSTMGLFAMARDWVLKIDHPSLMRAYFSHMISNYKKSVLVGLMLTFIWLIWIMDFYFFTDENDLLLMVFSIVGLVLFVFTINFFSLNVHFQMNIRELLKNTFFVTIGSPLLFFVILLSNSFLFYLSATKLIVFFLFFIGSLSAYFSFAIFYRFSLKMQEKAIINKST